A region from the Wolbachia endosymbiont of Folsomia candida genome encodes:
- a CDS encoding NADH-quinone oxidoreductase subunit A, whose protein sequence is MSEYLTIVVFICVSIVISLALGVLPMFLAVNKPDSEKLSTYECGFNPLSSARKNFDIKFYLVSILFIIFDLEIAFLFPWAVSLSKISYNGFWSMMVFLAILTIGFIYEWCKGALEWE, encoded by the coding sequence ATGAGTGAATATTTAACCATAGTAGTTTTTATCTGTGTATCAATTGTAATATCTCTTGCTTTAGGTGTGCTACCTATGTTTCTTGCAGTGAACAAACCAGATAGTGAAAAACTTTCCACATATGAATGTGGCTTCAACCCACTATCCAGCGCAAGAAAAAATTTTGATATTAAGTTTTACTTAGTTTCAATATTATTTATAATATTCGACTTAGAAATTGCTTTTCTTTTCCCTTGGGCTGTGTCTTTATCTAAGATAAGCTACAATGGATTTTGGTCTATGATGGTATTTCTTGCAATACTCACTATAGGTTTTATCTATGAGTGGTGTAAAGGTGCATTGGAATGGGAGTAA
- a CDS encoding NuoB/complex I 20 kDa subunit family protein, with amino-acid sequence MTDQILSNDDWGRYKKDGFLITKFGDLTDYVMNWARSGSLWPMTFGLACCAVEMMHTASSRYDLDRYGIMFRASPRQSDVMIVAGTLTNKMAAALRKVYDQMADPKYVISMGSCANGGGYYHYSYSVVRGCDRIVPVDVYVPGCPPTAEALLYGLLCLQNKIKRTENIKHG; translated from the coding sequence ATGACAGATCAAATTTTATCTAATGATGACTGGGGTCGTTATAAAAAAGATGGATTTCTTATAACTAAATTTGGTGATTTGACAGATTATGTAATGAATTGGGCAAGATCTGGTTCTTTGTGGCCAATGACATTTGGTCTTGCATGTTGCGCAGTGGAGATGATGCACACTGCGTCCAGCCGTTATGATCTTGACAGATACGGCATAATGTTTCGCGCGAGTCCACGCCAATCAGATGTGATGATTGTTGCCGGTACATTAACTAATAAAATGGCAGCCGCACTTCGTAAAGTTTATGATCAAATGGCAGACCCAAAATATGTTATTTCTATGGGAAGCTGTGCAAATGGTGGTGGCTATTACCATTACTCTTATTCAGTAGTTCGAGGTTGCGATAGAATTGTACCAGTTGATGTGTATGTTCCTGGGTGTCCACCAACTGCTGAGGCATTGCTGTATGGACTCTTATGTTTACAAAATAAAATAAAACGCACTGAAAATATTAAGCATGGATAA
- a CDS encoding NADH-quinone oxidoreductase subunit C — MDKIKKYIQKKLKCECVKVDEYTIATHLTLGDIEKHLLFLRDDEKCRFELLVDIFAVDYPDREKRFELIYNLLSVVHNIRVYVKLQLYEGDIPTSVSEIFSTASWFEREVFDMYGIEFSSHPDLRRILTDYGFKGNPMLKDFPLTGYEEVRYDIEAKKVVYNPIDLPQDFRTFDSLSPWEGKK; from the coding sequence ATGGATAAAATTAAAAAGTATATACAGAAAAAACTTAAGTGTGAGTGTGTTAAGGTAGATGAGTACACTATAGCAACACATTTGACTCTTGGAGATATTGAAAAGCACCTACTCTTTCTACGTGATGATGAAAAATGTAGATTTGAGTTATTGGTCGATATTTTTGCTGTCGACTATCCAGATAGAGAGAAACGTTTTGAGCTAATATATAACCTACTTAGCGTTGTGCATAATATTAGAGTTTATGTAAAGCTTCAATTATACGAGGGTGATATACCTACAAGCGTATCGGAGATATTTAGTACGGCTTCGTGGTTTGAGCGTGAAGTGTTTGATATGTATGGAATAGAGTTTTCTTCTCATCCAGACCTGCGTAGAATTCTTACGGATTACGGGTTCAAAGGTAATCCAATGCTCAAGGATTTTCCTCTTACTGGTTATGAGGAAGTCAGGTACGATATAGAAGCAAAAAAAGTTGTGTACAATCCTATAGACTTACCACAAGATTTCCGTACGTTTGATAGCCTATCCCCTTGGGAAGGTAAGAAATGA